In Aerococcus loyolae, a genomic segment contains:
- a CDS encoding IS30 family transposase, translating to MKHSNTKPRSYTHLSAEKRGIIQAMHQEGHKQKEIADAVGVNQCTISRELKRGKTRQMNYDHTYVDVYLAETGSRVYKDNRSNSKARGALYGKSNFIKAFEEALLTPKEDRIFSVDTFIHDYRRKHPLERVPCTKTMYKYINLGLLNVRNIDLPMKTRIRPRKQPSEPRGTNKKVFGKSIDQRCPDVLSREEFGHWELDLVIGKKTKGEPCLITLVERKTRKFLTKKTWKWDADSIVKSVKKVILKEGQACFKTLTTDNGSEFSKLSQLEYALKDLEVFFAHAYSAWEKGSNERHNRMLREFLPKGTSFKKLTYQELAHYTNTINNRFRKVLDYQTPNDCYNLEVAKLQETLKEAG from the coding sequence ATGAAACATTCTAACACGAAACCTAGATCATATACACACCTTTCTGCAGAAAAACGCGGAATTATCCAAGCAATGCACCAAGAAGGACATAAACAGAAAGAGATTGCTGACGCCGTTGGCGTCAATCAATGCACCATATCTCGTGAACTAAAACGTGGAAAAACACGTCAAATGAACTATGATCATACCTACGTTGATGTCTATCTTGCAGAAACTGGCTCGCGTGTTTATAAAGATAATCGGTCAAATTCTAAAGCCAGAGGCGCTTTGTATGGAAAATCTAACTTCATTAAAGCCTTTGAGGAAGCCTTACTGACACCTAAAGAAGACCGTATTTTCAGTGTTGATACGTTTATTCATGATTACCGCAGAAAACACCCTTTAGAAAGAGTTCCTTGCACCAAAACCATGTATAAATATATCAATCTTGGTTTATTAAATGTGAGGAATATTGATCTTCCTATGAAAACAAGGATTCGTCCAAGAAAACAACCTAGTGAACCGCGTGGGACGAATAAAAAGGTATTTGGAAAAAGCATTGATCAGCGATGCCCAGACGTCCTTTCAAGAGAAGAATTTGGTCACTGGGAGCTTGACCTCGTGATAGGAAAGAAGACTAAAGGAGAGCCATGTCTTATTACTCTAGTTGAACGGAAAACGCGAAAATTCCTCACCAAGAAGACTTGGAAGTGGGATGCAGATTCCATTGTAAAATCGGTTAAAAAGGTGATTCTTAAAGAGGGTCAAGCGTGTTTTAAAACCTTAACGACCGATAACGGCAGTGAATTTTCTAAACTATCTCAGCTTGAGTATGCTCTGAAGGATTTGGAAGTCTTTTTCGCCCATGCCTATTCAGCTTGGGAAAAAGGCAGTAATGAGAGACATAATCGCATGTTAAGAGAATTCTTGCCCAAAGGGACAAGCTTTAAAAAGCTGACATACCAGGAACTCGCACACTATACGAATACAATAAATAATCGCTTTAGAAAGGTCTTAGATTATCAAACCCCTAACGACTGTTATAACCTAGAAGTTGCGAAACTTCAGGAAACGCTTAAAGAAGCAGGCTAA